In a single window of the Chondrocystis sp. NIES-4102 genome:
- a CDS encoding helicase-like protein has translation MITINTNYTLINHNDGKATVQYYSNQLQGHFTLQTVDFIPQNQFTKVRSSKYQSVVRKTATRLQQSDSNQKGVLYSMSEAIYNLLNAGNRNIIATVAIQSRGKLSGEEDTLKHFERIFRDVYNTIENKPIEAKLEQLAQKVKHIFIAIDEITGDRVAEAAPHRSGVEFLLGISQLLKRYGLSDPNYFNTKIIVADASIINVDIIQQHLSDKIAEPNKIFFRKAPSINACLTTESFTFNQTPAIAINTNSYPANKLHITYKTLIQSLKFQQKKKKIYATKKFDLEQQTQTEIINDLETILLNFPQDQVIVYIQDKTRLTNLIKTLQSNRIKFIPEQDYIEIHADCDQQKAQIYKDQVQVIFMTASASRGLSFPRVKHILIDLPRFEIEANLMEVIQVIYRGRGNPQIDREDKYLIFYLNEQAVYYLEDEDDRKYSLQESKLNVLNFLIILHVSIKTRIYGYGNIAEENYMMIPVGGKSIFSAGESLSNKIKTLIKSLKKEYRQGNDDLRIQQAFRQLEELMKTTDITIYEQESKTTKLSYLKLLDDFRLAFLNSIDGNLNTLLNFSKIQTGYVL, from the coding sequence TTGATTACCATTAATACCAACTATACCTTAATTAATCATAACGACGGTAAAGCCACAGTCCAATATTATAGTAATCAATTACAAGGACACTTTACCCTCCAAACAGTAGATTTTATTCCCCAGAATCAATTTACCAAGGTAAGATCTAGCAAATATCAAAGTGTGGTTAGGAAAACTGCGACACGGTTACAGCAAAGTGATAGTAATCAAAAAGGTGTACTCTATAGTATGTCCGAAGCAATTTATAATTTACTTAATGCTGGAAATCGGAATATTATTGCCACAGTAGCAATTCAATCCCGGGGAAAGCTATCTGGAGAGGAAGACACCTTAAAACACTTTGAAAGGATCTTTAGGGATGTTTATAACACCATAGAAAACAAACCAATTGAAGCCAAGTTAGAACAATTAGCGCAAAAGGTTAAACATATTTTTATTGCGATCGATGAAATTACAGGCGATCGCGTAGCGGAGGCTGCGCCTCATCGCAGTGGGGTAGAGTTTTTATTAGGAATTAGCCAACTACTCAAAAGATACGGATTAAGCGATCCTAATTATTTTAACACTAAAATTATTGTAGCAGATGCCTCAATTATTAATGTAGATATTATTCAACAGCACTTATCAGATAAAATCGCCGAACCGAATAAAATCTTTTTTAGAAAAGCACCTTCAATAAATGCCTGTTTAACAACTGAATCCTTCACCTTTAATCAAACTCCTGCTATAGCGATTAATACTAATTCTTATCCAGCAAATAAGCTGCATATTACCTATAAAACCTTAATTCAATCATTAAAATTCCAACAAAAAAAGAAAAAGATTTATGCCACTAAAAAGTTCGACTTGGAACAACAGACGCAAACAGAAATAATTAATGATCTAGAAACAATTCTCCTCAACTTTCCCCAAGATCAAGTAATTGTATATATCCAAGATAAAACCCGTTTAACTAATCTAATTAAAACCCTGCAAAGTAATAGAATAAAATTTATACCAGAACAAGACTACATAGAAATACACGCAGACTGTGATCAACAAAAAGCCCAAATATATAAAGATCAAGTTCAAGTAATTTTTATGACTGCTTCTGCTAGTCGTGGTTTATCTTTTCCTCGTGTCAAACACATTTTAATAGATTTGCCCCGTTTTGAGATCGAAGCCAACCTAATGGAAGTAATTCAAGTAATCTATCGTGGAAGAGGAAACCCTCAAATAGATAGAGAAGATAAATATCTAATTTTCTATCTCAACGAACAAGCGGTTTACTACTTAGAAGACGAAGATGATCGTAAATATTCCCTACAAGAAAGTAAACTCAATGTGTTAAATTTTCTAATCATTCTGCACGTCTCCATTAAAACGAGAATATATGGTTATGGCAATATTGCCGAGGAAAACTATATGATGATTCCTGTAGGTGGTAAATCTATTTTTTCGGCTGGGGAATCTCTTAGCAACAAAATAAAAACACTAATTAAAAGTCTTAAAAAGGAATATCGCCAAGGTAATGATGATCTAAGAATTCAACAAGCTTTTAGACAATTAGAAGAATTAATGAAGACAACAGATATAACTATTTATGAGCAGGAGAGCAAAACAACTAAGTTATCCTATTTAAAATTATTAGATGATTTTCGTCTAGCTTTTCTCAATTCAATTGATGGTAATTTAAATACATTACTCAACTTTTCTAAAATTCAAACAGGTTACGTTTTATGA
- a CDS encoding DNA adenine methylase gives MATEYLAQPFLKWAGGKRQLLAAIKQYIPQRFTQYYEPFVGAGAVLFFLQPKNSLINDTNSELINCYRVIKDHPQELINLCQQHQHNHCKEYYYSLRQQDRQANFKDKNPIERAARIIYLNKTCFNGLYRVNSRGEFNVPLGNYSNPIIVEPAVIKSVSLYLNQGDITITNGDFASAVAKANQGAFIYFDPPYHPISETSSFTGYSVNGFGEEEQIRLKAVCDQLNERGCQVLISNSCSSLIKELYCDPHYEMVEVKANRAINAVTSKRARINELLIYNRYERAG, from the coding sequence ATGGCGACTGAATATCTCGCTCAACCATTCCTTAAATGGGCTGGCGGAAAACGACAGCTTTTAGCTGCAATTAAGCAGTATATTCCTCAAAGGTTTACTCAATATTATGAACCCTTTGTCGGTGCAGGGGCGGTATTATTTTTCCTACAGCCTAAAAATAGCTTAATTAACGATACCAATAGTGAGCTTATTAATTGTTATCGCGTTATTAAAGATCATCCCCAAGAATTAATAAATCTTTGTCAACAGCATCAGCATAATCATTGCAAAGAGTATTATTACAGCCTACGCCAACAGGATCGCCAAGCAAATTTTAAAGATAAAAATCCTATTGAGCGAGCAGCAAGAATTATTTATCTCAACAAGACTTGTTTTAACGGCTTATATCGCGTTAATAGTCGTGGTGAATTTAATGTACCACTAGGTAATTACTCTAACCCGATAATTGTCGAGCCTGCAGTGATTAAATCAGTTAGTCTTTATCTTAATCAGGGAGATATTACTATTACCAATGGTGATTTCGCTTCGGCTGTGGCTAAAGCTAACCAGGGAGCGTTTATTTATTTTGATCCTCCCTATCATCCTATTTCTGAAACTTCATCTTTTACTGGTTATAGTGTTAACGGGTTTGGAGAAGAAGAGCAAATTAGGTTAAAAGCTGTCTGTGATCAGTTAAATGAGCGTGGTTGTCAGGTGTTAATCAGTAATTCCTGCTCAAGTTTGATTAAAGAACTTTATTGCGATCCTCACTATGAGATGGTAGAAGTAAAAGCCAATAGAGCAATTAATGCAGTAACATCCAAGCGGGCTAGAATCAACGAATTATTAATTTACAATAGGTATGAGCGAGCAGGGTAA
- a CDS encoding molybdenum cofactor biosynthesis protein C, which produces MQEKNKFLSLSHLNAEGEAQMVDVSAKESTRRVAVAIGKVKMSSETLATIQAGNAPKGDVLGIAKIAGIMAAKQTANLIPLCHPLPIHKISIEINPDYNLPGYIIKADVITKAETGVEMEALTAVSVTALTLYDMAKAIEKSLQITEISLLSKTGGKSGDYFAS; this is translated from the coding sequence ATGCAAGAAAAAAATAAATTTTTATCCCTCTCCCATCTTAACGCTGAGGGGGAGGCTCAAATGGTCGATGTTTCAGCCAAAGAAAGCACCCGTCGAGTTGCAGTGGCAATAGGCAAAGTAAAAATGTCGTCTGAAACTTTAGCAACCATTCAAGCAGGTAATGCGCCTAAAGGAGATGTGTTAGGAATAGCTAAAATAGCAGGAATTATGGCAGCTAAACAAACAGCTAATCTTATTCCCCTGTGTCATCCTTTACCCATTCACAAAATTTCTATAGAAATAAATCCAGATTACAATTTACCTGGATACATCATTAAAGCAGATGTCATTACTAAAGCAGAAACTGGGGTGGAAATGGAAGCATTAACCGCCGTTTCCGTGACTGCCTTAACCCTCTACGATATGGCAAAAGCCATAGAAAAATCCCTACAAATTACCGAAATAAGTCTATTGAGTAAAACAGGGGGCAAATCAGGAGATTATTTTGCTTCTTAA
- a CDS encoding peptidase U62 modulator of DNA gyrase has protein sequence MNEKLESLLKLAISSGASHAEVFQVSSQSQPVFFEGNRLKQLESSQSLGTALRLWQNNQPGLAVAYGKIEPELLVSKAIAISKLNLPETIDLASTRQLVYPEVGAKATVTELIELGNQAIAQLRREYPEIICSAELESEQETTTLVNSQGLHCHYSESALSYSLGAELVRGEDFLGIYDGEYSTDQLNIDAVIEQIIQRLDWAKANVAPLQGKVPVLLTVNAAILLWDTVASALNAKRIKEKSSPWSDLQQQLVVSDLISLTQQPEEHPYGCPFDDEGMLTQKIELITEGRLNQFYSDRATARELGLESTGNGFRPDLESYPSPSLINLVIAPGNASIENLITQLDNGIIVDQVLGGGADISGDFSVNIDLGYRVKNGKVIGRVKDTAIAGNVYQILKQVVALGNDATWNGSCLTPSIIVEGISVVG, from the coding sequence ATGAACGAAAAATTAGAATCATTGCTAAAGTTAGCAATTAGTAGCGGAGCAAGCCACGCAGAAGTATTTCAGGTAAGCTCGCAATCTCAACCTGTATTTTTTGAAGGTAATCGTCTTAAACAGTTGGAAAGTTCGCAATCATTGGGGACAGCCTTAAGATTGTGGCAGAATAACCAACCAGGGTTAGCGGTAGCCTATGGTAAGATTGAACCTGAATTATTGGTAAGTAAAGCGATCGCTATTTCTAAACTTAATCTACCTGAAACTATAGATTTAGCATCCACACGGCAATTAGTTTACCCTGAAGTTGGAGCTAAAGCGACGGTTACTGAGTTAATTGAATTAGGTAATCAAGCAATTGCACAACTAAGACGAGAATATCCTGAAATTATTTGTTCTGCGGAATTGGAATCTGAGCAGGAAACCACCACCTTAGTTAATTCTCAAGGGTTACATTGTCATTATAGTGAATCCGCTTTAAGTTACTCTCTGGGTGCAGAATTGGTTCGTGGGGAAGATTTTTTAGGTATTTATGATGGGGAATATAGTACAGATCAACTAAATATAGATGCAGTAATTGAGCAAATAATCCAACGCCTAGATTGGGCGAAGGCAAATGTCGCACCCCTGCAAGGAAAAGTACCTGTATTGTTAACTGTCAATGCTGCTATTTTACTGTGGGATACTGTCGCCTCGGCTTTAAATGCCAAAAGGATTAAAGAAAAGTCTTCACCCTGGAGTGATTTGCAACAGCAATTAGTGGTTTCGGATTTAATTAGTCTGACACAGCAACCAGAGGAACATCCCTATGGTTGTCCTTTTGACGACGAAGGAATGCTTACCCAGAAAATAGAGTTAATTACTGAGGGTAGATTAAATCAATTTTATAGCGATCGCGCGACTGCTAGGGAATTGGGTTTGGAATCTACGGGTAATGGTTTTCGTCCTGATTTGGAAAGCTATCCTAGTCCTTCTTTAATTAATTTGGTTATCGCCCCTGGTAATGCTTCAATAGAGAATTTAATTACTCAATTAGATAACGGTATTATTGTGGATCAAGTTTTGGGAGGTGGGGCTGATATTAGCGGTGACTTTTCAGTCAATATTGATTTAGGTTATCGAGTTAAGAATGGTAAAGTAATTGGTCGAGTGAAAGATACAGCGATCGCAGGTAATGTTTATCAGATTTTAAAACAAGTGGTTGCCCTGGGCAATGATGCTACTTGGAATGGTTCGTGTTTGACACCTTCAATAATTGTGGAAGGGATTTCTGTAGTGGGGTAA
- the tyrS gene encoding tyrosyl tRNA synthetase, with product MSSFGSSNSLDWLNRGTSEIFPARPDSDNQDENLTQRLIKSERPLRVKLGIDPTGTDIHLGHSIPFRKLRSFQDAGHTAVVIIGDFTAQIGDPTGKSDVRRQLSVQEVQANAQSYLDQLRPILDFDTPGRLEIRYNSEWLGKLDLAQIQELLATMTVGQMLAKEGFAERYSQEKPIFLHEFLYPLMQGYDSVAVEADVELGGTDQKFNIAVGRDLQRHFGKQTQFGLLLPILLGTDGVQKMSKSLNNYVGLQEDALSMYSKLEKTPDNLLPDYFELLTDLDLTTLPNNPRELQKLLAIAITSQFHGQQAAKKAQQTAEQIVLQGNTTGGENIPEYSLATVEFPAKLFYILGATGLCKSSGEGRRQLQGGAVRLEGDRISDVDLTFDNADDLAGKVLQVGKKKFIRLVV from the coding sequence ATGTCTTCTTTTGGTTCAAGTAATAGTTTAGATTGGTTAAATCGTGGTACAAGCGAAATCTTTCCAGCGCGCCCAGACTCGGATAATCAGGATGAAAATTTAACTCAACGTTTGATTAAAAGTGAGCGTCCCTTGAGGGTAAAGTTAGGGATTGATCCTACAGGTACTGATATTCACCTGGGTCATAGTATACCCTTTCGTAAGTTACGTTCTTTTCAAGATGCTGGACATACGGCGGTGGTTATTATTGGCGATTTTACGGCTCAAATTGGCGACCCTACAGGGAAATCCGATGTTCGTCGTCAGTTAAGTGTCCAAGAGGTGCAAGCTAACGCTCAAAGTTATTTGGATCAATTACGTCCTATATTGGATTTTGATACTCCTGGACGCTTGGAAATTCGCTACAACTCTGAATGGTTGGGTAAATTGGATTTAGCACAAATTCAGGAATTACTAGCGACTATGACTGTAGGACAAATGCTAGCAAAAGAAGGGTTTGCAGAACGTTACAGCCAGGAAAAACCGATTTTTCTCCACGAGTTTTTATATCCTTTGATGCAGGGTTATGATTCCGTCGCTGTTGAGGCTGATGTGGAGTTGGGGGGGACAGATCAAAAGTTTAATATTGCTGTAGGGCGTGATTTGCAACGGCATTTTGGTAAACAGACTCAATTTGGCTTACTGTTGCCTATTTTATTGGGTACAGATGGAGTGCAGAAGATGTCTAAGTCTTTGAATAATTATGTCGGGCTACAGGAAGATGCTTTATCGATGTATTCTAAATTAGAGAAAACTCCTGATAATCTACTCCCTGATTATTTTGAGTTGTTAACTGATTTGGATTTAACTACTTTACCTAATAACCCTAGGGAATTACAAAAATTACTAGCGATCGCTATTACTTCTCAGTTTCACGGCCAACAGGCTGCAAAGAAAGCACAACAAACAGCCGAACAAATTGTCTTGCAAGGTAACACTACAGGAGGGGAAAATATCCCTGAGTATTCTTTGGCGACGGTGGAATTTCCTGCTAAATTGTTTTATATTCTAGGGGCAACTGGTTTATGTAAAAGTAGTGGGGAAGGAAGACGACAATTACAAGGGGGTGCAGTGCGCTTAGAAGGCGATCGCATAAGTGATGTTGATCTGACTTTTGACAATGCTGATGATTTGGCGGGTAAGGTTTTGCAAGTAGGGAAGAAGAAGTTTATTCGCTTAGTTGTTTAA